A window of the Thermoleophilia bacterium genome harbors these coding sequences:
- the gyrB gene encoding DNA topoisomerase (ATP-hydrolyzing) subunit B — MTEPAFDATTEAATYDASAITVLEGLEAVRKRPSMYVGSTGPRGLHHLVYEVVDNSVDEAMAGHCTRVDVVLHPDGACSVTDDGRGIPVSAMADQDGKSALEVVLTVLHAGGKFGGEGYKVSGGLHGVGVSVVNALSESLTAEVRRDGHLWVQSYHRGDPAGPIMAAGPSDETGTCIHFTPDAEIFDEVSFDYDTLATRLRETAFLTQDLRISITDERGEKREDVFRYAGGLTDFVTHLNATKDPLHDEVIAFASEGGEGQVEIAMQWTAGFTESVFTFANNINTHEGGTHLTGFRTALTRTINDYARAKGFLKEKDDNLEGNDTREGLTAIVSVKLREPQFEGQTKTKLGNSEFAGFTATMVNQALAEFLEENPQTAKIVCLKASSAAHARLAARKARDLARRKGVMDYTGLPGKLADCSDRDPQNTEIFLVEGDSAGGSAVQARQSSFQAILPLRGKIINVEKAPIHKALSNTEIQAMITAMGTGIGADFDLTKARYHKLIIMTDADVDGAHIRTLILTFLYRNLREIVEEGYVYIAQPPLYKVKQGSTEQYIEKEHDLEEWLLDRNVGDMGLVDAGGEETPLTKARFHRYTRALREHEGWSAVLRATHGHELVDFVQRHGLVEAAPTDVTTLAAAVVACTRDAATLTVLDTDVVSSTVRARAIETRTGEARTAVVPVALFASHELQRFRNARTRLREVVGDPPFTVTRGARRRDAPTYDALRATIMDLAREGITLSRFKGLGEMNAEQLWETTMDPERRVLQKVTIDDAVAADEIFSKLMGDKVEPRREFIERYARSAVNVDV, encoded by the coding sequence GTGACCGAACCGGCCTTTGATGCCACCACTGAGGCCGCAACGTACGACGCGAGCGCCATCACGGTTCTGGAGGGCCTCGAGGCCGTCCGCAAGCGCCCAAGCATGTACGTCGGAAGTACCGGTCCGCGGGGGCTGCACCACCTGGTCTACGAAGTGGTGGACAACTCGGTAGACGAGGCCATGGCGGGGCACTGCACCCGTGTTGATGTGGTGCTGCACCCCGACGGCGCATGCAGTGTCACCGACGACGGCCGTGGCATCCCGGTGTCGGCCATGGCCGACCAGGACGGCAAGAGCGCGCTGGAAGTGGTGCTCACGGTTCTCCACGCCGGTGGCAAGTTCGGCGGGGAGGGCTACAAGGTGTCCGGCGGCCTTCATGGCGTGGGCGTGTCGGTGGTCAACGCACTGTCGGAGTCGCTCACGGCCGAGGTGCGTCGCGACGGCCACCTGTGGGTGCAGAGCTATCACCGGGGCGACCCCGCCGGGCCGATCATGGCTGCCGGACCGTCAGACGAGACGGGCACCTGCATCCACTTCACCCCCGACGCAGAGATTTTCGACGAGGTGTCGTTCGACTACGACACGCTCGCCACACGGTTGCGCGAGACCGCCTTCCTCACTCAGGATCTCCGCATCTCGATCACGGATGAGCGCGGGGAGAAGCGCGAGGATGTCTTCCGCTACGCGGGCGGCCTCACCGACTTCGTCACACACCTCAATGCGACCAAAGACCCGCTGCACGACGAGGTCATCGCCTTCGCGTCCGAGGGGGGGGAGGGCCAGGTGGAGATCGCGATGCAGTGGACCGCCGGCTTCACCGAGTCGGTGTTCACGTTCGCGAACAACATCAACACCCACGAGGGCGGCACCCACCTCACCGGTTTCCGAACCGCCCTCACGCGCACCATCAATGACTATGCGCGCGCCAAGGGGTTCCTCAAAGAGAAGGACGACAACCTTGAGGGCAACGACACTCGCGAGGGGCTGACGGCAATCGTGTCGGTGAAGCTGCGTGAGCCACAGTTCGAGGGCCAGACCAAGACCAAGCTGGGTAACAGCGAGTTCGCCGGGTTTACGGCAACCATGGTCAACCAGGCCTTGGCGGAGTTCCTAGAAGAAAATCCGCAGACGGCGAAGATTGTCTGCTTGAAGGCAAGCTCCGCGGCCCACGCCCGGCTGGCCGCACGCAAGGCGCGTGACCTCGCACGACGCAAGGGGGTCATGGACTACACGGGCCTTCCCGGCAAGTTGGCCGACTGCTCTGATCGCGACCCGCAGAACACGGAGATCTTCCTCGTGGAGGGCGACTCCGCCGGCGGATCGGCCGTGCAAGCGCGTCAGTCGAGCTTTCAGGCGATCCTCCCCCTGCGTGGGAAGATCATCAACGTCGAGAAGGCGCCCATCCACAAGGCGCTCTCCAACACCGAGATCCAGGCGATGATCACTGCGATGGGAACGGGAATCGGGGCGGACTTCGACCTGACCAAGGCCCGGTACCACAAGCTGATCATCATGACCGACGCCGATGTGGACGGCGCGCACATTCGCACGCTCATACTCACGTTCCTCTACCGGAACCTCCGGGAGATCGTGGAGGAGGGGTACGTGTACATCGCGCAGCCTCCGCTCTACAAGGTGAAGCAGGGGAGTACTGAGCAGTACATCGAGAAGGAGCACGATCTCGAGGAGTGGTTGCTCGATCGCAACGTCGGGGACATGGGCCTAGTGGACGCGGGCGGGGAGGAGACGCCGCTCACCAAGGCGCGGTTCCACCGGTACACCCGGGCGCTGCGGGAGCACGAGGGGTGGTCGGCGGTGCTTCGGGCGACCCACGGCCACGAACTCGTGGACTTCGTGCAGCGGCACGGGCTCGTGGAGGCCGCGCCGACCGACGTTACGACGCTCGCCGCCGCGGTTGTCGCGTGCACCCGGGACGCCGCAACGCTGACGGTGCTCGATACCGATGTGGTGTCGAGCACGGTGCGTGCGCGCGCCATCGAGACCCGAACGGGCGAAGCCCGGACGGCGGTCGTACCCGTGGCGCTGTTCGCGTCACACGAACTGCAGCGATTCCGTAATGCCCGCACCCGCCTGCGAGAGGTCGTCGGAGACCCACCGTTCACGGTCACGCGTGGTGCCCGCCGCCGCGACGCCCCGACCTACGACGCCCTGCGCGCCACGATCATGGACCTCGCTCGGGAGGGCATCACGCTCAGTCGCTTCAAGGGCCTCGGGGAGATGAACGCGGAACAGTTGTGGGAGACCACGATGGACCCCGAACGACGCGTTCTCCAAAAGGTCACCATCGATGACGCCGTCGCCGCGGACGAGATCTTTTCAAAGTTGATGGGTGACAAGGTCGAGCCGCGACGCGAGTTCATCGAGCGGTACGCCCGCTCCGCAGTGAACGTGGACGTCTGA
- the gyrA gene encoding DNA gyrase subunit A: MRSSYLDYAMSVIVGRALPDVRDGLKPVHRRVLYAMHDRGLQPDRGYVKSANIVGTVMGEYHPHGDSAIYDALVRLAQDFNSRYPTVDGQGNFGSQEFSAAAMRYTEARLSRYATEMLRDIDENTVDTIATYDDRRREPTVLPSRVPNLLVNGSTGIAVGMATNIPPHNLGEVVDACLAMIDDPDIDSDGLMAHVAGPDFPTAGQIVGRAGVRDAYRTGRGRVVVRGLAHNEPLKLGRNAIVFTELPYQVNKSEMLRKMAQLANDGVLKEIADLRDESGRDGIRVVIELRRDAVPKVVLNKLYKHTQAQTTFGVNAIALVDGVPRTLSLRDFIRHYLDHQRDVIRRRTHFRLDRAETRAHVLKGLLVALTDIDAVIALIRAAADPEAARIGLMSTFDLSELQARAILDLRLQRLTQLEAGKITLEHDELQVEIAELRAILGDEARVYQVIREELTDVRARYADPRRTEIIPSEGEIDLEDLIAEEEMVISITAGGYIKRVPVTTYRAQRRGGKGLRGAKLKDEDRVDHLFIASTHDFLLFFTNQGRVYRQKVHEIPPAARDARGRHIANVLALLPDEEIRQVFNTRNYAEGRYLVLATRRGMVKKTEFAAYNTVLKDAGIIAIRLTDDDELVGAELTDGDADLFIVSARGQAARFAEGQVRATGRGTQGVRAMNLDPGDRVLALAVADDGADLFVVTGNGYGKRTAITEYPRKGRPTKGVRTIKVSDRKGELITARIVRSGQELLLVSVLGKVIRIEVDAVKRMGRSTEGVRLMDVGEDDRVGMCAPVEESDESEVDLLDGENAATEDGEGLVEPVAPADDDGVEPADDDEAHDEGPSEAIAHTDDGNVDTTQDTEE, encoded by the coding sequence ATGCGCTCCTCGTACCTCGACTACGCCATGAGCGTCATCGTGGGACGTGCCCTGCCCGACGTGCGTGACGGGCTCAAACCCGTCCACCGTCGCGTGCTGTACGCCATGCACGACCGGGGGCTGCAGCCCGATCGCGGCTATGTGAAGAGCGCGAACATCGTGGGAACCGTGATGGGTGAGTACCACCCCCACGGCGACTCGGCCATCTATGACGCCCTTGTGCGCTTGGCGCAGGATTTTAACAGCAGGTACCCCACGGTGGACGGCCAGGGCAACTTCGGCTCGCAGGAGTTCTCCGCGGCAGCCATGCGGTACACCGAGGCGCGCCTCTCCCGGTACGCCACCGAAATGCTGCGGGACATCGACGAGAACACCGTCGACACCATCGCCACCTACGACGACCGTCGTCGTGAGCCGACGGTCCTGCCATCACGCGTGCCCAACCTGCTCGTCAACGGGTCGACCGGTATTGCGGTGGGCATGGCCACCAACATCCCCCCGCACAACCTCGGCGAAGTGGTGGACGCCTGCCTGGCGATGATCGACGACCCGGACATCGACTCCGACGGGCTTATGGCGCACGTCGCGGGGCCCGACTTCCCGACCGCCGGCCAGATCGTCGGCAGGGCGGGTGTGCGGGACGCGTACCGAACTGGCCGGGGTCGTGTGGTGGTGCGCGGACTCGCACACAACGAGCCCCTCAAACTCGGCCGCAACGCCATCGTGTTTACCGAGCTGCCGTATCAGGTGAACAAGAGCGAGATGTTGCGCAAGATGGCGCAACTTGCGAACGACGGAGTTCTCAAGGAGATCGCCGACCTTCGCGACGAGAGCGGACGGGACGGAATTCGCGTGGTCATCGAGCTGCGCCGCGACGCCGTGCCGAAGGTGGTGCTCAACAAGCTCTACAAGCACACGCAGGCGCAGACGACCTTCGGTGTCAACGCCATCGCCCTAGTGGACGGGGTTCCCCGCACCCTCTCACTGCGGGACTTCATCCGGCACTACCTCGATCACCAGCGTGACGTCATCCGGCGCCGCACCCACTTTCGACTCGACCGCGCCGAGACCCGCGCCCACGTACTCAAGGGCCTGCTCGTCGCGCTCACGGACATCGACGCCGTCATCGCGCTTATCCGCGCTGCGGCCGATCCGGAGGCAGCGCGTATCGGGCTCATGAGCACGTTCGACCTCTCCGAACTTCAGGCGCGGGCCATCCTCGACCTTCGGCTGCAGCGACTCACGCAGTTGGAGGCCGGGAAGATCACGCTCGAGCACGACGAACTGCAGGTCGAGATCGCCGAACTCCGTGCGATTCTCGGTGACGAAGCCCGTGTGTACCAAGTGATTCGGGAGGAACTCACGGACGTTCGCGCGCGCTACGCCGACCCGCGTCGCACCGAGATCATCCCCAGCGAGGGCGAGATCGACCTCGAGGATCTCATCGCCGAGGAGGAGATGGTCATCTCGATCACGGCGGGTGGATACATCAAGCGCGTCCCCGTGACGACCTATCGCGCGCAGCGACGTGGTGGCAAGGGCCTGCGTGGCGCGAAGTTGAAGGACGAGGACCGGGTGGACCACCTGTTCATTGCGTCCACGCACGACTTCCTGCTGTTCTTCACCAACCAGGGACGTGTGTATCGCCAGAAGGTGCACGAGATCCCGCCGGCCGCCCGCGACGCCCGCGGTCGCCACATCGCGAACGTCCTCGCGCTTCTGCCCGACGAGGAGATCCGGCAGGTCTTCAACACTCGCAACTACGCCGAGGGTCGGTATCTCGTTCTCGCAACGCGGCGCGGAATGGTCAAGAAGACCGAGTTCGCTGCGTACAACACGGTGCTCAAGGACGCCGGTATCATCGCCATCCGCCTCACGGACGACGACGAGTTGGTGGGTGCGGAACTCACCGACGGCGACGCCGACCTGTTCATCGTGTCGGCGCGCGGTCAGGCCGCGCGCTTCGCCGAGGGGCAGGTGAGGGCGACCGGGCGCGGTACGCAAGGGGTCCGTGCGATGAACCTCGACCCGGGCGATCGCGTGCTGGCCCTCGCCGTCGCCGACGATGGGGCCGACCTCTTCGTGGTCACCGGAAACGGGTACGGCAAGCGCACCGCCATCACCGAGTACCCGCGCAAGGGGCGGCCGACGAAGGGCGTGCGCACGATCAAGGTGTCCGACCGGAAGGGCGAGCTCATCACGGCGCGCATCGTTCGCTCGGGTCAGGAACTGCTGCTGGTCTCGGTGCTTGGCAAGGTCATCCGCATCGAGGTGGACGCCGTCAAGCGCATGGGTCGGAGTACCGAGGGCGTTCGCCTCATGGATGTTGGCGAGGACGACCGGGTGGGAATGTGTGCACCGGTTGAGGAGTCGGACGAGTCCGAGGTCGATCTCTTGGACGGCGAGAACGCCGCAACGGAGGACGGCGAAGGCCTGGTCGAGCCTGTCGCACCTGCCGACGACGACGGCGTCGAACCGGCAGATGATGATGAGGCCCACGACGAGGGCCCGTCTGAGGCCATTGCGCACACCGACGATGGCAACGTCGATACCACGCAGGACACCGAGGAGTAA
- a CDS encoding beta-hydroxyacyl-ACP dehydratase, with protein sequence MSDLPDPSEVLPHREPFLFIDEIVELVPGESARARWTLDPATPFLAGHFPGEPIMPGVIIIEALAQTGALAALSLAENAGKLALFTGIEKARFRRPVRPGETLDMTTRVTRRRGPIGEADAVAMVGDEVACQATLRFAIVDRATATST encoded by the coding sequence GTGAGCGACCTTCCGGACCCCAGCGAGGTCCTCCCGCACAGGGAGCCGTTCCTCTTCATCGATGAGATCGTCGAACTCGTTCCCGGGGAGTCGGCACGCGCCCGATGGACGCTCGATCCGGCCACGCCCTTCCTAGCGGGGCACTTCCCCGGCGAACCGATTATGCCGGGCGTCATCATCATTGAGGCCCTCGCCCAGACTGGCGCGCTCGCCGCGCTGTCGTTGGCCGAGAACGCCGGCAAACTCGCGCTATTCACCGGCATCGAGAAGGCGCGCTTCCGCCGCCCGGTGCGGCCTGGTGAGACCTTGGATATGACGACACGGGTCACGCGCCGCCGTGGACCCATCGGCGAGGCCGACGCGGTTGCGATGGTGGGGGATGAGGTTGCGTGCCAAGCGACTCTCCGGTTCGCGATCGTGGACCGCGCGACGGCGACGAGCACCTGA
- a CDS encoding ketoacyl-ACP synthase III: MVAGPHTRQRARLTGVGSYAPERVMSNADLEAIMDTSDEWIVSRTGIRERRIAADDQATSDLAIEAVRNLLTSTGTDPSDIDLLVVATTTPDHVLPPTAPLIATALGMVNVAAYDISAACSGFVYGLSQATAMIEAGFAHRVVVVGAETLSRLVNWDDRATCVLFADGAGAVLLESDDGIPGTGVLAFDLGTDGAGHHDLHVAAGGSRLSAMAPGVGPADLGIRMKGREVFRFATRVLVESATRLLDAAGLTVADVDLLLAHQANERILEHASDKLGIARERMVMNLDRYGNTSSASIPLVLDEARATGILEGGALILMVGFGAGLTWGSMLVRWEPRS; encoded by the coding sequence CTGGTCGCCGGTCCGCACACGCGCCAGCGCGCACGGCTCACCGGAGTGGGGTCCTACGCACCCGAGCGCGTGATGAGCAACGCGGATCTCGAGGCGATCATGGACACCTCGGACGAATGGATCGTCAGTCGCACGGGGATTCGCGAGCGTCGAATCGCGGCCGATGACCAGGCGACGTCCGACCTCGCGATCGAGGCGGTACGTAATCTGCTCACCTCCACGGGAACCGATCCATCGGATATCGACCTGCTTGTGGTCGCCACCACCACTCCCGACCACGTTCTGCCGCCCACCGCGCCTCTGATCGCTACCGCACTCGGTATGGTCAACGTGGCCGCGTACGACATCAGTGCGGCCTGCAGCGGCTTCGTCTACGGACTGTCCCAAGCGACGGCCATGATCGAGGCGGGATTTGCCCACCGGGTCGTCGTGGTGGGCGCGGAGACGTTGTCGCGTCTCGTCAACTGGGATGATCGGGCCACGTGCGTGCTGTTTGCCGACGGCGCCGGTGCGGTGTTGTTGGAATCCGACGACGGTATTCCGGGCACCGGTGTTCTGGCATTCGATCTGGGGACCGACGGCGCGGGTCATCACGACCTGCATGTGGCGGCGGGCGGGTCGCGTCTGTCCGCGATGGCGCCGGGGGTTGGGCCCGCCGACCTGGGCATTCGCATGAAGGGCCGCGAGGTGTTTCGGTTCGCCACTCGCGTGCTCGTGGAGTCGGCGACGCGTCTGCTCGACGCCGCGGGGTTGACGGTGGCCGACGTGGATCTGCTGCTGGCGCACCAGGCCAACGAGCGGATCCTCGAGCATGCGTCCGACAAACTCGGGATCGCGCGTGAGCGGATGGTCATGAATCTCGACCGGTATGGCAACACATCCTCGGCGTCCATCCCCTTGGTACTGGACGAGGCCCGGGCAACCGGGATCTTGGAGGGCGGCGCGCTCATCCTGATGGTGGGGTTCGGTGCCGGCCTCACATGGGGCAGCATGCTGGTGCGCTGGGAGCCGCGGTCATGA
- the fabD gene encoding [acyl-carrier-protein] S-malonyltransferase, whose protein sequence is MIALLFPGQGAQQVGMGRELAAAFPVAAATFEEANDALGYDITRTIFEGPEEALVRTDVCQPAILTMSIACLRVASDHGLTADLALGHSLGEFSALVACGSIDFADALRLVGERGAAMQAAGEARPGTMAAILGQSDVDADALCAEVADVWPANYNSPGQVVASGTFAGIDRLLAITSERRIKAERLTVGGAFHSPLMAPASDRLAPALEAWTPTDPNRLFLSTTTAQVEPTDRMRPVLLEQLTSPVRFRQAVETAVAMGVDRFVELGPGRVLSGLVKRIHRDATLHQVSGAADLAAITGVVA, encoded by the coding sequence ATGATCGCGCTGCTGTTCCCGGGGCAGGGGGCGCAACAGGTGGGCATGGGCCGCGAGCTAGCCGCAGCCTTTCCGGTGGCGGCCGCCACCTTCGAGGAGGCCAACGACGCCCTGGGCTACGACATCACGCGCACCATTTTCGAGGGCCCGGAGGAGGCCCTCGTGCGCACGGACGTGTGTCAACCGGCCATCCTCACCATGAGCATCGCGTGCCTGCGTGTGGCGAGTGACCACGGGCTCACGGCGGATCTGGCGCTGGGTCACTCCCTCGGCGAGTTTTCGGCCCTCGTGGCGTGTGGGTCGATCGACTTCGCCGACGCCCTGCGCCTCGTGGGCGAGCGCGGAGCGGCGATGCAGGCTGCCGGCGAGGCCCGGCCGGGCACGATGGCGGCCATCCTCGGCCAGTCGGACGTCGATGCCGACGCCCTGTGCGCGGAGGTCGCCGACGTGTGGCCCGCCAACTACAACTCCCCCGGCCAGGTTGTGGCATCGGGTACGTTCGCGGGTATCGATCGCCTCCTTGCCATCACCTCCGAGCGTCGGATCAAGGCGGAGCGCCTCACGGTGGGCGGTGCGTTCCACAGCCCGCTCATGGCGCCCGCGTCTGATCGGCTCGCCCCGGCCCTTGAGGCGTGGACGCCGACCGACCCGAATCGGCTGTTCCTCTCCACCACCACGGCCCAGGTGGAGCCCACGGATCGTATGCGCCCGGTGCTGCTCGAACAGCTCACCTCGCCGGTCCGGTTTCGTCAGGCGGTGGAGACGGCGGTGGCCATGGGGGTGGACCGGTTCGTCGAACTTGGCCCCGGCCGCGTGTTGTCGGGCCTTGTGAAGCGCATCCACCGGGACGCGACGCTGCATCAGGTGTCGGGCGCTGCGGACCTCGCCGCGATCACGGGGGTCGTGGCGTGA
- the fabG gene encoding 3-oxoacyl-[acyl-carrier-protein] reductase, with amino-acid sequence MSVALVTGASRGIGAACAIALAEAGFDVGIGYVTDHAGAVTTAEAVVARGRAAEVVQGDLSDPNAAQTVVTRTEDALGPLDALVLNAGITRDGLMMRMSDDDWRDVMDTNLSGAFWTARAALRGMMKRRRGSIVAVSSVVGIRGNAGQVNYAAAKAGLIGMTKALAKEAGSRGVRANAVAPGYIITDMTSALPEAVRDQLIGNTPLGRLGTPDDVAAIVAFLCSDAAAFITGTVIPVDGGLAA; translated from the coding sequence GTGAGCGTCGCCCTCGTGACGGGTGCGAGCCGGGGTATCGGCGCCGCGTGCGCCATTGCGCTGGCGGAGGCCGGGTTTGATGTGGGCATCGGTTACGTGACCGACCACGCCGGGGCGGTTACGACGGCCGAGGCGGTGGTCGCGCGTGGGCGCGCGGCCGAGGTGGTGCAGGGCGACCTCTCGGACCCGAATGCGGCCCAGACCGTGGTGACACGCACCGAGGACGCCCTCGGGCCCCTCGACGCCCTCGTCTTGAACGCGGGTATCACGCGTGACGGGTTGATGATGCGCATGTCGGATGACGACTGGCGCGACGTGATGGACACCAATCTGTCGGGTGCGTTCTGGACCGCCCGCGCGGCGCTCCGCGGCATGATGAAGCGCCGTCGGGGCAGCATCGTCGCGGTCTCCAGCGTGGTCGGTATCCGGGGGAACGCGGGCCAGGTGAACTACGCTGCCGCGAAGGCCGGACTCATCGGAATGACGAAGGCGCTTGCCAAGGAAGCGGGTAGCCGCGGCGTCCGGGCGAACGCGGTGGCACCGGGGTACATCATCACGGACATGACTTCCGCCCTCCCCGAGGCCGTCCGGGATCAGCTGATCGGCAACACACCACTGGGGCGACTGGGCACGCCGGACGACGTCGCCGCCATCGTGGCATTTTTGTGTTCGGACGCCGCCGCGTTCATCACCGGGACGGTCATTCCGGTGGACGGCGGCCTGGCGGCGTAA
- the fabF gene encoding beta-ketoacyl-[acyl-carrier-protein] synthase II: protein MDGSGLRRVVITGLGVVSPLGIGWKPSWAAAKAGTSTAAPISLFDPAACATHFACEVPGFDPEEFLDKKAVRRMDRFSQLAVAAARLGMDDSGIEGSITRDRMGVMIGSGIGGIETFHEQTVRLRDLGPTRVSPLFIPTIIANMGAAQASMALGLQGPLSCATTACASSNHAIGDAFDHIRLGRADAMIAGGTEGAVTLVGVAGFNAMKALSTRNDDPATASRPFDTGRDGFVMGEAGAVLVLEEMNHAISRGADIICELVGYGLSGDAHHITEPDPTAAGPALAMAMALDDAGIDVSEVDYINAHGTSTPVGDSSEVRVIKRAFGEEKAARTMVSSTKSMHGHCLGAAGGLEAALTALAVREGVVPPTINVTDLDPECTGVDHVLGVSRTADVRVALSNVFGFGGHNATLAFRRMEG from the coding sequence ATCGATGGCAGTGGTCTCCGCCGCGTCGTTATCACAGGGCTGGGCGTGGTATCTCCGCTCGGCATCGGGTGGAAGCCCTCATGGGCCGCGGCGAAGGCCGGCACGTCCACCGCGGCACCCATCTCCCTCTTCGATCCCGCGGCGTGTGCCACGCACTTCGCGTGCGAGGTGCCCGGATTCGACCCCGAGGAGTTCCTCGACAAGAAGGCGGTGCGCCGCATGGACCGCTTCTCGCAACTCGCGGTGGCCGCCGCGCGTTTGGGCATGGACGACTCGGGGATCGAGGGGTCGATCACGCGGGACCGCATGGGCGTGATGATCGGCAGCGGCATTGGTGGCATCGAGACGTTCCACGAACAGACCGTGCGGCTACGCGATTTGGGTCCCACCCGTGTCTCGCCCCTCTTCATCCCCACGATCATCGCCAACATGGGTGCGGCCCAGGCCTCGATGGCACTGGGCCTCCAGGGGCCGCTCTCGTGCGCCACGACCGCCTGTGCGTCATCCAACCACGCCATTGGGGATGCGTTTGACCATATCCGACTAGGCCGGGCCGACGCCATGATCGCGGGTGGTACCGAGGGCGCGGTCACCCTCGTGGGGGTCGCGGGTTTCAACGCGATGAAGGCCCTTTCGACCCGCAACGACGACCCGGCGACGGCGAGCCGACCGTTCGACACGGGTCGGGACGGGTTCGTGATGGGGGAGGCAGGGGCGGTGCTCGTGCTCGAGGAGATGAACCATGCCATCAGTCGTGGTGCGGACATCATCTGTGAACTCGTGGGGTACGGCCTCTCGGGCGATGCGCACCACATCACCGAACCCGATCCCACGGCGGCGGGCCCGGCGCTGGCGATGGCCATGGCGCTCGACGACGCGGGCATCGATGTTTCCGAGGTGGACTACATCAACGCCCACGGCACGAGCACGCCGGTTGGCGACTCATCAGAGGTCCGCGTCATCAAGCGCGCCTTTGGCGAGGAGAAGGCCGCGCGCACGATGGTGAGTAGCACCAAGTCGATGCACGGGCATTGCTTGGGCGCCGCCGGCGGCCTCGAGGCCGCCCTCACCGCTCTTGCCGTGCGCGAGGGTGTGGTGCCACCGACGATCAACGTGACCGATCTCGATCCGGAGTGCACCGGCGTGGACCACGTTTTGGGGGTGAGCCGCACCGCCGACGTGCGTGTGGCGCTCTCCAACGTGTTCGGGTTTGGCGGTCATAACGCGACCCTCGCGTTCCGTCGTATGGAGGGCTGA